The Rhodopseudomonas palustris genome window below encodes:
- a CDS encoding outer membrane protein: MKKILLGTVALVALGAAPALAADLAARPYTKAPAYAPAPVYNWTGFYIGGHIGGAFSGDNSIGTGVTASDNGKFLGGLQAGYDWQFAPNWVLGVEGQYSWLSGTNQSVGFTVVGGPNAGNYIYSDNQRGLASVTGRLGYTWGAALLYAKGGWAYADYSSSLVGPTGGIAIDSKKDGYTVGGGLEYLFAPNWSGKIEYQYYDFGNVTLAPGFSAKNDEHVVKAGLNYRFNWGGPVVAKY, encoded by the coding sequence ATGAAGAAGATTCTGCTCGGCACCGTGGCCCTGGTCGCCCTCGGCGCGGCCCCGGCCCTCGCCGCGGACCTCGCCGCCCGCCCGTACACCAAGGCTCCCGCCTACGCCCCGGCCCCGGTTTACAACTGGACCGGCTTCTACATCGGTGGTCACATCGGTGGCGCCTTCTCGGGCGACAACAGCATCGGCACCGGCGTTACCGCCAGCGATAACGGCAAGTTCCTCGGCGGTCTGCAGGCCGGTTACGACTGGCAGTTCGCTCCGAACTGGGTGCTCGGTGTTGAAGGCCAGTACTCTTGGCTGAGCGGCACCAACCAGTCGGTTGGCTTCACCGTGGTTGGCGGCCCGAACGCTGGCAACTACATCTATTCGGATAACCAGCGTGGCCTGGCGTCGGTCACCGGCCGCCTCGGCTACACCTGGGGTGCCGCGCTGCTCTACGCCAAGGGCGGTTGGGCCTACGCCGACTACAGCAGCAGCCTTGTTGGTCCGACCGGCGGCATTGCGATCGACAGCAAGAAGGACGGTTACACCGTCGGTGGCGGTCTCGAATACCTGTTCGCTCCGAACTGGTCGGGCAAGATCGAGTACCAGTACTACGACTTCGGCAACGTGACCTTGGCTCCGGGCTTCTCGGCCAAGAACGACGAGCACGTCGTCAAGGCCGGCCTGAACTACCGCT
- a CDS encoding metal ABC transporter ATP-binding protein yields MRAQLTFKDVTLGYDRHPAVHHLSGRIDAGSLLAVVGPNGAGKSTLFRGIVGILKPLAGSIDRDGLDVHDIAYLPQSAEIDRTFPISVFDFVGTGLWRSTGAFVRIDRSARLRISQALAAVGLSGFENRNIGTLSGGQMQRMLFARVLLQDAAVIVLDEPFNAVDARTTADLVHLVQHWHGEGRTVVAALHDMDLVNASFPETLLLARTAVAWGPTAEVLTADNQAEARRMCEAFDDGAPACTAASQAA; encoded by the coding sequence ATGCGGGCCCAACTGACTTTCAAGGATGTCACCCTCGGCTACGACCGCCACCCGGCAGTGCATCACCTGTCGGGACGAATCGACGCCGGCTCGCTGCTGGCAGTGGTCGGGCCGAATGGCGCCGGCAAGTCGACGTTGTTTCGCGGCATCGTGGGTATCCTGAAGCCGCTGGCGGGATCGATCGATCGGGATGGCCTGGACGTTCACGATATCGCCTATCTTCCCCAGAGCGCCGAGATCGATCGCACCTTTCCAATCTCGGTGTTCGATTTCGTCGGCACCGGATTGTGGCGCTCGACTGGAGCGTTCGTTCGTATCGACCGGTCTGCGCGGCTGCGGATCTCCCAGGCTCTGGCGGCCGTCGGCCTGTCCGGCTTCGAAAACCGCAATATCGGAACGCTGTCGGGCGGCCAGATGCAGCGCATGCTGTTCGCCCGGGTGCTGCTGCAGGACGCGGCCGTGATTGTGCTCGACGAGCCGTTCAACGCCGTCGACGCCCGCACCACCGCTGACCTCGTCCACCTGGTGCAGCATTGGCACGGCGAAGGCCGCACCGTGGTGGCGGCGCTGCACGACATGGACCTGGTCAACGCCAGCTTCCCGGAGACTCTCCTGCTGGCGCGCACCGCGGTGGCGTGGGGTCCGACCGCCGAGGTGCTGACCGCCGACAACCAGGCCGAAGCGCGGCGGATGTGCG